The nucleotide window TTATTAATGTATCTTAGTTCTTAGTAAACACagtattttaattacgttttactAAGTTCTTAGCAGCTAATCAACATGATAAAATCAGATGCTGACAAAGTTTAAtggttcaggcatggcattttcacacacactacaaataattcatctcatcctcagaagcaatacctaatgcagatcctggaggttaaacaaaaaaaaaagtcatctaTAATGCTCCCTCTTATAAGGCCTACCAGATAACAACAGACACCTATACAATTAAAGAATAGGGCTTTGTAACTGTTAATCagaagtatattaatattatgaatgttATGTGGAAACGTTTCTTACATTCTCCTTGTAATGGTgatgctgaaaaagaaaaatgtttaatatattttagtactaATATTAATCTAATcttctgtttattatatattttttttctttcaattcaaaTAGAAATTCTTTCCATTCTGGCTTGatttacttgtatatttatataaatgtttgaaataatttgaaactatACACTCTAAATTATTATCAACATCAGTATTAATAAATGCATTGCATAAACaaacttataatttaagaaaCATCTCTACTTTGTCTGTAGaccattttcagaaattttttctttgttataacttTCCAtacattgaaagaaataaaaattgtatattaaatttttatattatgttctcCTTCAGGAACTCATATAATAGTGGTGGTTTCTAACATTCTAATTGGTAAAGTCAAGTTAAGAACCAAATCAGGTTTTTATTCATCATGCTGGTCAAAAAATACATGTAGTGAGGACTGTTACTGTCTTATTAGAGAGCTGCTGATGTTAACTTGGCtggttgatgaattttttaattttttccagaatttgGTAGTAAATTTAGTGATAATACTATAAATGTGTATGATACTGGTGTAGCTCATATTTCCTGTTATTTCCAGACTCTTTAATTCATTTGCAAGATTGAAgcatttcacaatattttattggTATTTCTCCTGAATGTTGTTTGCAGGATAGCATAGttacaagatatattttaaatacttgtttattaGTCTACACAACATATCTGTAGTATTGACTACATCTTGTAGTATATCTTAGAGTATTTCTTGAACATTAGTCATTATATCTCTAAATACTAGATATAGTACTTAAAACAAAAGTTCCATCAGTGCATATTTTGTATCTTAATGGCTCTAGTagctattattttctaaaaaaaagttgtcaGAATTATGATACGGGACCTGTACAGATTGTTGCATCAGGTATTAGATCACCAGCAGCAGGTGGAATAATCTTCATGTCTTTATTATGTCGGCTAGTAAATTAAGCTAtaacaagaattttataaataaatgttatatggtCAGTCGCTTCGGGAAATGAGAGTGGTATTTGTGGAATTTACCTGAATTCATCTGACCTTAGCATGAATTTctagtaaattttgtaatttaataacttatacaaAAGTAATAACTTATTTTGAACAGTAATGGAAAATCTTTAATTCTCTGCACTTAGATAATCTTTATATAACCAGGAGAATGACTAGATCACTACTCACCTGATGCATAGCATGAAAGTGCCTCCAAAATTTTTTCAAGTGCCTATCCTTTTTTATCTATCATCTTCTACATAAAGTACCATTGGAGGTTGTAATCCAAAAGAAAGGTTCATCATACAGATATTGCCTACACAAATAAGTCACATGTAGGAAGCTGTGTCTATTCTAACTGTAGCCTTTGAGATTAGTAATCTGCTTATCATGGAATTCTTGAAATTCTGTGAAGCTTCTTCTTCACTAATTTCTGGGTAAAATCATCCTTACTCTGGcaaatttttgtttcagatgaTTCACCATAATGTCACTTGGCTTCTCAAGGCTGAGTGACGAATTGACCAGTAAAGGCGCAAAAAAAGTATTAGGCTATGGTCGCCAAACATTTTTGCAGGTTCTGTAATGTTCCTCCTATTCCAAATTGGTATTTAGCATTTGAACCATTCTATAGATGAACATACTCGCCAGTTATTCTTTAGCCCATTTCTTCAGATAGATAGATGTTCTGATCTGCACTTTCTTTTGCCTGTCCTTAATGGTAAAAAACCATTCAATGGCTCTACTTTTATTCTAAGAATTTTCAAAGTCTCTGTTGAATGTGATTTATATACTATTTCGCATACTGAAAATAtacttgttaataaaaactaattcagtaGCTTAGGTCAACTGGTCCAGTGTATCTTAAATTCACTATCTAGTTTTAGGTTATCTATACAGAAGATTACATAAGAATACATAATGCACCAAatatgtgttaataataaatgtggaGACTGCAGTCCCTCATTAAATTCATACCTTGTCTCAGTAGTGGGTTAACCAGAGGGAAATAGACATGTTTTACCTTATAAAGATGCAAGAGAACCTTCTGGAATATTCCACAtgtgattaaaatttctttttgtttgtaaatggacaaatttcaaaattcaaaaggcTGAGTTCTaagttactatattttataataattctattaataaatagaataacataTGGGAGAAATTACACAGAgtaaaatttacacttttattttttttcattaacatatgtaaaattaacttctgaattTCTAATTAACATCAACATTATTTTGTAAGATCGAATTAGAAaccaacaaattaaaacaaaaagtaactgatagaaggaaaagattaaaagaaaacttcTTACTGGTGATATCATTTTAGTCTTGTTATATATCACTCTACATTAACTTTCTCAGGCATATTGTTTCTCTCTTTGCATTTACTAcagataaatcatatttattagattatactATAAGTCCTTTGTAATTAGagccctttttatttttattattaaattacaaaaggaattattattataatttataattaacaaattataaataacaaaacataaaaaattatgatttcggTGGAAAAGTATATAATTCAAATGCTTCAAAATAACGTTTGAATTAAATTCTCATTAAGATTATTTTCACGACTTAGcaaactttaataaaacattttatcccATTCATTTTAGAGGGTTTACTAATGACACTCAGCCAagaattaaaatgtacaaaagaaaAGCTAATGCTAATAGGGATCATCTGAAGCCTGAAGTAGAAGTGTACAAAGGTAGTAGTGATAAGTctaaacaaatttctgtttttgataaaaatttttcacgaatgattgatttaaataatgtgCCAGGTCTACAAATTAAGCATGAACTGAATGGTAGTAATGAATTTTCTTATCCAGTTGTAAAGAatagagaaacaaaaataatttccagGCGAGCTGCAAATGAATTCACAATGACATCTGTAGCCCTGATAGTCATGAATACAAGTAAGTACGTATGtagttctaaaataatatatatttaaatattgtataatgaaaatattcataatatcatCTGGATATTCTATTgagtttattattgttatggttAAAATTTGGAGGGCTTAAACAGgataacttatttaatatatgcCAAAATACTTTCTCATGAGGAGAACAAGTTAATGTTCTGGTTTCTAAGAAACCTTTCATGTAGAATGAGGAAgccaatgatattttattaaagtgaTAAATTGATTACAGCTAGTACTAAGTGTTATGCAATGTGACTGATAGAAGTATCTAATTTAAAATGTCTCTTTCTTATCCTTCACTTTTATTAATTCCTCAttggttaaaattattctataatgcATCATTTATTATTCTTAGCTTTCCTATTATCTTCATTTTTCTGCTACAAAATGCATTactgcttttaaattttgaatattatttttttaaatattttttctctcaaaTCTAAATCTGTTACTTATAAACTACTTTTCTACATTAAGGGACATTATCTTACTCTTGCATGTACATTAGGCATTTGAAAAAGTAATCACTTCTTAGACGTTTCTACTTTTCAACATAGGTCTCCTGAGCCCAAAGCTctaatgatcaaaattttatatatttacaaatatatatgtcTGTGTTGTATTTTGCTGCATCTCAAAAACATTACATTGGTAAAATTTGGCATGTTAATCTTTAACTGGTAGCTATTgacttgatattttttattatttatttctaaattaaggGTTAGCGGGATGAGAATAAAAATAGAGTGAATTGAATTATACATAACTACCCTTAGAATAAAAGTTGGAAAATGTGGTGATGGAACTATTTACTGTTCACTCTGTTCATCTATTTTTAGCTCTCTCTTTTCTAAACTATTTCCTTTTTACTCTTTCAAACTATTGACTTCATCTAAATGCAATGTTAAACAGAGGGAATATGAATAGTTATTAACCTTTATTTCAAGAGTAGGAGATAAATTTAATCCTTTAATTCTTTAAaggaatttaattctttaaaggtAATTAGTTAAAGGGAAAGGAAGATGATcctatgtaaaatttattgtctcCCAATGGTACAGAATAAAGGATACTCACAACATATGGTGGATACTATGTAAATATGAGGTCAGTTAGCAACACAAACTATAAATTGCTGAggaaagaggtaaaaaaaaattgtgtgaagattttttacaatattttatatttttgtatttttgaaaagtGGATTATTCTACCTCATTTTTAAAGTCATtagatttaaatttgatattttagaaattttaccataatttattatgttcatCACTAAATCATTAACAACAACCATTTATTATGGttgttttatttccaaataatagaaaatgcaattatcaatttattcttgAGAGCAAACTAAAGTTtcttgaatacaattttttaataaaaatgtcaacaGAGAACAGTTTTAAAGATGATTGATGAAAAAAAAGTCTTGAGGTCTGTGTTTTAAGACCAGATTCAGTGATAGTAGGATAAAGGAATAAGATGATGGCACTGTGAGGAGTTTGTAGTCTCTCAGTGAGTGCCTCTTTAGGTAGCCATAATCAGATAGATTTCAGAATGCTCACCAATTGTAGTGGATTCTAGGGAAATAGGAATGATCTGAGTGAATCAAAACTAGCATCTGCTGCCTTGCAGTTCAATGTTAGGTGGAAAAAGTCTGggtgaagaaaatttcatcaccaGCTCCATCAGGTTAAGTGGTTGAGAAGGAGGCCCTCTTATCACCTCACAACATATATTGTTACTAAACCAAACTGGAGTCTAGGAAAGTACACTGGCTCTACTGGCAGTGAATAAGTAAGAAATAGTAATGATATGTTATATTgtatgatatattatattttgataagatGATATGGATCGGATAAATGATGTTAATTTCccaattgtttctttattttattgttaaaaatgttgttCTTGAAAGcatttaaccattttttaaaatatctgaaaggTAAAGTTAGTTGAAAaagatataaacaattttataaacaagatATAAACAATTTTCTGACATTCAGTGAAATACTAAATTCTATTCTCAgaactatttatttatcaatccATATGAAGGCGTTTGCTCATAACTGTTACAGAAAgcagattatttttatctattatttgcaggacttttataaaataagaattactgATTCATAGCTTATTACAAAATGTGATGAATATGAATGTAACTTTGCCTATCTCTGTGACAGAGTGATAGCCTCAATCTTTCATCTGGAAGATCCCAGGTATTAATTCTGGTTAAGACATCTTTCATAAGCTAATAAATTCCCAATTCAATATTCCCTTGCACAATCttcaagtttataaattaaatcacgGAAATCAACCTGGttaagcatgacatttttcaaatactacaaattttcatttgagCTAAATGACAAAAGTCTATGTATGTAACTATGATctccataattatttatttttaatgtttattaaattactgttcaacaaattttttttaaatgtatcaaataataaaaatagcatgagatttacattaaatacct belongs to Lycorma delicatula isolate Av1 chromosome 1, ASM4794821v1, whole genome shotgun sequence and includes:
- the LOC142318044 gene encoding uncharacterized protein LOC142318044, with translation MIDLNNVPGLQIKHELNGSNEFSYPVVKNRETKIISRRAANEFTMTSVALIVMNTMFFMYCWCAIYSYWRLVSRGFVSDVSSDESDTQSSATTVKTNQEEN